Proteins found in one Alicyclobacillus cycloheptanicus genomic segment:
- the paaA gene encoding 1,2-phenylacetyl-CoA epoxidase subunit PaaA has translation MSTTERMVTDQAALYEQFMARIERGEKIEATDWMPDEYRMLLLKFIQMHGVSEIMGAYPEKEWVPKAPTLRRKLGIMSKVQDEMGHGQLLLRVAEELGRPLGMNRDTMIEDIFDGRIKFHNVFHMPAPTWADAGVIGWLVDGAAIVSQAALLDTSYAPYARVLKRICAEESFHMQHGESIILSLAEGTKAQRQMLQDAVNRWWESLMFFFGPPEISESARKMMMYRIREKTNEELRQKFLSRYVPRIHSLGLTIPDPELHFDESTGQWHYTQPDWKRFGEIVRKNSGPMSQARIALRRQAHEGQAWVRQAMKRAAEIEAGG, from the coding sequence ATGAGCACGACAGAGCGAATGGTGACTGACCAAGCGGCGCTGTACGAGCAGTTTATGGCGCGCATTGAACGCGGCGAGAAAATCGAAGCCACCGACTGGATGCCCGATGAGTATCGCATGCTGCTATTGAAGTTCATTCAGATGCACGGCGTCAGCGAGATTATGGGCGCGTATCCGGAAAAGGAATGGGTGCCGAAAGCGCCGACACTGCGCCGGAAGCTCGGCATCATGTCGAAGGTGCAGGACGAAATGGGGCACGGCCAGCTGCTGCTGCGCGTCGCGGAAGAGCTGGGACGACCGCTGGGTATGAACCGCGACACCATGATTGAAGACATCTTTGACGGACGCATCAAATTCCACAACGTGTTTCACATGCCGGCGCCGACCTGGGCGGATGCGGGTGTGATTGGGTGGCTGGTCGATGGGGCGGCCATCGTATCACAGGCAGCCTTGCTGGACACTTCGTATGCGCCGTATGCCCGTGTGCTCAAGCGGATTTGCGCGGAGGAGAGCTTCCACATGCAGCATGGCGAGTCCATTATCCTGTCGCTGGCAGAAGGAACCAAGGCGCAGCGCCAAATGCTGCAGGACGCTGTGAACCGCTGGTGGGAGTCGTTGATGTTCTTCTTCGGACCGCCGGAGATTTCGGAGTCGGCCCGCAAGATGATGATGTACCGCATTCGGGAGAAGACCAACGAAGAACTGCGGCAGAAGTTCCTCTCGCGCTATGTCCCGCGGATTCATTCGCTGGGCCTGACCATTCCTGACCCAGAACTGCACTTTGACGAATCCACGGGTCAGTGGCACTACACCCAGCCCGACTGGAAGCGGTTTGGCGAGATTGTGCGCAAGAATTCTGGACCGATGTCGCAGGCGCGCATCGCGCTGCGCCGGCAGGCGCATGAGGGCCAGGCGTGGGTGCGCCAGGCCATGAAGCGTGCGGCCGAGATTGAAGCAGGAGGCTGA
- a CDS encoding phenylacetic acid degradation protein, translated as MADLAADATYEAYEVFVQYNALDPHVYVGSVLAASPDMALLVARENFLRRDKAVSLWVVPKQSISVKTSEDKDFFACEFDRDYRRVDGYADNARRWKAFKQKALHLEDIVKD; from the coding sequence ATGGCTGACTTGGCAGCAGACGCCACATACGAAGCCTACGAAGTGTTTGTCCAGTACAATGCGCTTGACCCGCACGTGTATGTCGGCAGCGTGTTAGCGGCTTCGCCCGACATGGCGCTGTTGGTTGCGCGTGAAAACTTCCTGCGGCGGGACAAGGCGGTCAGCCTGTGGGTCGTGCCGAAGCAGTCGATTTCGGTCAAGACCAGTGAGGACAAGGACTTCTTTGCATGCGAATTTGACCGCGACTATCGCCGCGTCGACGGATACGCGGACAACGCGCGCCGGTGGAAAGCCTTTAAGCAAAAGGCGCTTCACCTGGAGGACATTGTCAAGGATTGA
- the paaC gene encoding 1,2-phenylacetyl-CoA epoxidase subunit PaaC encodes MADVLQTAAEVQGRPALRAALAGLLYQMADDELVIGHRDSEWLGVGPEIEEDVAFSSISQDEVGHAVFCYRLLADLGEGDSDSLAFERPASARRNALLTERGNGDWAFTIARHYFYDTFDRIRLEALSQSSYEPLRQGVVKMMREEYYHGLHVGTWFRKLAIAGGEAKERLQRAVDTLWADIDDLFALGAVESELLAAGILSTSTAAWKQTWLAAVTAMMETVGLKVPAAGVETVRQEGVEAWSRLHHSPALEDLLATMNEVRDLDRAAVW; translated from the coding sequence GTGGCAGACGTTTTGCAAACCGCCGCAGAGGTACAGGGTCGGCCTGCGCTCCGTGCGGCACTGGCAGGGCTGCTGTACCAGATGGCCGACGACGAGCTGGTCATCGGGCACCGCGATTCGGAGTGGCTGGGCGTGGGGCCGGAGATTGAAGAGGATGTCGCGTTTAGCTCCATCAGTCAGGATGAAGTCGGCCACGCCGTGTTCTGTTACCGCTTACTGGCCGATCTCGGCGAGGGTGACAGCGACTCCCTGGCCTTTGAACGACCCGCGTCCGCGCGCCGCAACGCGCTGCTCACAGAGCGCGGCAACGGGGACTGGGCTTTCACCATCGCCCGGCACTATTTCTACGACACCTTCGACCGCATCCGCCTGGAGGCGCTGAGCCAGTCGAGCTATGAACCCTTGCGGCAGGGCGTCGTGAAAATGATGCGGGAAGAGTACTACCACGGACTGCACGTGGGCACGTGGTTCCGCAAGCTGGCCATTGCCGGAGGCGAGGCGAAGGAGCGCCTGCAGCGGGCGGTGGATACCCTTTGGGCCGACATCGACGACCTGTTTGCGCTCGGCGCTGTCGAGTCCGAGCTGCTGGCGGCGGGTATCCTCTCGACGAGCACCGCCGCGTGGAAGCAAACGTGGCTGGCGGCAGTGACTGCGATGATGGAGACCGTGGGGCTGAAGGTGCCTGCGGCCGGCGTCGAAACGGTGCGGCAGGAGGGTGTGGAAGCGTGGTCCCGCTTGCACCATTCACCCGCGCTGGAAGATTTGCTCGCGACGATGAACGAGGTCCGCGACTTGGACCGGGCTGCGGTCTGGTAA
- the paaD gene encoding 1,2-phenylacetyl-CoA epoxidase subunit PaaD yields MGVELEHSLASHDADLETAVRAALLEVNDPEIPTLSVLDLGMVREVTCSDGCVEVKMTPTFMGCPALAIIRKNVETRLQQVEGVKAVSVDFVYDEPWTTDRISDIGKQKLKQFGIAPPSCSLLQMKNLTAECPYCGSTHTRLENLFGPTACRSVFYCEDCKQPFEAIKPV; encoded by the coding sequence ATGGGCGTTGAACTCGAACACAGCCTGGCGTCCCACGATGCTGACCTGGAAACGGCGGTTCGGGCGGCCTTATTGGAAGTGAACGACCCGGAAATCCCGACCCTCAGCGTGCTCGATCTCGGGATGGTCCGTGAAGTCACCTGTTCGGACGGCTGCGTGGAAGTCAAAATGACGCCTACGTTTATGGGGTGCCCAGCGCTGGCCATCATCCGCAAGAATGTCGAAACGCGTCTTCAGCAAGTGGAGGGCGTGAAGGCGGTCTCTGTGGATTTTGTCTACGACGAGCCCTGGACAACCGATCGCATTTCCGACATTGGCAAGCAGAAGCTGAAGCAGTTCGGCATTGCCCCGCCGTCTTGCAGCTTGCTGCAGATGAAAAACCTGACCGCGGAGTGCCCGTACTGCGGCTCGACGCACACGCGGTTAGAGAACCTGTTCGGCCCCACCGCGTGCCGCTCGGTGTTCTACTGCGAAGACTGCAAGCAGCCGTTCGAAGCCATCAAACCGGTGTGA
- a CDS encoding cation diffusion facilitator family transporter, with protein MATGAHETSVKRGVRIEIISIVWMVIEAAVAIGSGIVAHALSLMAFGADSMIELVAGGILLWRLAMEARGASLARVKKAENVSSWVVGIALLALAVYIVVVSIVKLVAHQGAETSFIGIGLAIASGLIMPYLSRAKKRIGSEIGSQALRADGSCSIVCAYMAWIVLAGVVLTALLGWWWIDAIAALGLVYYVVKEGWEAVQEARGKEDTCGCGC; from the coding sequence ATGGCGACAGGGGCACATGAAACGTCTGTAAAAAGGGGCGTCAGGATTGAAATCATCTCCATCGTTTGGATGGTCATAGAGGCAGCGGTTGCAATCGGTTCAGGTATCGTCGCACATGCGTTATCCTTAATGGCCTTCGGGGCGGACAGCATGATCGAACTCGTTGCGGGCGGCATTTTGCTCTGGCGGTTAGCCATGGAAGCACGAGGAGCAAGTCTTGCGCGTGTGAAGAAGGCAGAGAACGTGTCGTCTTGGGTGGTCGGTATTGCGTTACTCGCTCTTGCCGTGTATATCGTCGTTGTTTCCATCGTCAAGCTTGTCGCCCATCAGGGGGCGGAAACAAGCTTTATCGGAATTGGATTAGCGATTGCTTCAGGGCTTATCATGCCGTATCTGTCACGGGCGAAGAAACGCATCGGTTCGGAAATTGGCAGTCAGGCACTGCGAGCAGACGGTTCATGCAGCATCGTTTGTGCGTACATGGCATGGATTGTTCTCGCCGGTGTCGTTCTGACTGCTCTTCTCGGCTGGTGGTGGATTGACGCCATTGCAGCACTCGGACTCGTTTACTACGTGGTCAAAGAGGGGTGGGAAGCGGTTCAAGAAGCTCGGGGCAAAGAAGACACGTGTGGCTGCGGGTGTTGA
- a CDS encoding Nramp family divalent metal transporter: MSTPMVQAKENKAILAARASLSRQQKGLRALLPFLGPAFITAVAYIDPGNYATNIQSGSEFGYKLLWVVVLANLMAMLLQNMSAKLGIATGRNLPEMCRAYCPSWLTYVMWGFSEIAAMATDLAEFLGATLGLNLLFHIPMLFATLLTGAATYLILALERFGFRPLEKFIAALVMLIAACYIVETILAKPQFSQIAYHSVVPWLGNSDSVLLAVGVIGATVMPHAVYLHSGLTQNRIVARNEAEKRKIFRFNTKEVVIAMSLAGLINLAMMYMAASAFHNTGRTHIADIATAYHTLTPILGSAAAAVFLISLLASGISSSAVGTMAGQVIMQGFVGFTIPVWLRRVITMVPTIIIVALGVDPTRTLVLSQVVLSLVLPMPVIALVYFTRRRDIMGSLVNRPIVTWTATGCAVIIVALNLLLLYMSFGGSLPG; encoded by the coding sequence ATGAGCACGCCTATGGTTCAAGCAAAAGAGAATAAAGCAATCCTGGCTGCCCGCGCATCCTTGTCCAGGCAGCAAAAGGGCCTGCGCGCCTTGCTGCCGTTTCTCGGACCCGCCTTTATCACAGCCGTTGCCTACATCGATCCAGGAAACTACGCCACCAACATTCAGAGTGGTTCCGAGTTCGGATATAAGTTGCTGTGGGTGGTTGTCCTGGCCAATCTGATGGCCATGCTGCTGCAGAACATGTCTGCCAAGCTCGGCATCGCGACCGGCCGGAATTTACCGGAAATGTGCCGCGCCTACTGCCCAAGCTGGCTGACCTATGTGATGTGGGGATTTTCGGAGATCGCGGCGATGGCGACCGACCTGGCCGAATTCCTCGGGGCGACCCTGGGACTGAACTTGCTGTTTCACATCCCAATGTTGTTCGCCACGCTGCTCACAGGTGCGGCAACGTACCTCATTCTGGCGCTGGAGCGATTCGGGTTTCGGCCGCTCGAGAAATTTATCGCGGCGCTGGTCATGCTGATTGCCGCCTGCTATATCGTCGAGACGATTTTGGCGAAACCGCAGTTCAGCCAAATCGCCTACCACAGCGTGGTTCCCTGGCTCGGCAACAGTGACTCCGTGCTGTTGGCGGTTGGCGTCATTGGCGCGACGGTGATGCCGCACGCCGTCTACCTGCACTCGGGGCTGACCCAGAACCGGATTGTCGCACGCAACGAAGCAGAAAAGCGGAAAATTTTCCGGTTTAACACGAAGGAAGTCGTGATCGCCATGTCTCTGGCAGGGCTCATCAACCTGGCCATGATGTATATGGCTGCATCCGCCTTTCATAACACGGGGCGCACCCACATCGCGGACATCGCAACGGCATACCATACGCTGACCCCGATTCTCGGTTCCGCCGCTGCGGCTGTCTTTCTCATCTCGCTGCTCGCGTCGGGCATCTCGAGCTCAGCTGTCGGCACCATGGCGGGCCAGGTCATCATGCAAGGGTTTGTTGGATTCACGATTCCCGTCTGGCTGCGGCGCGTCATCACCATGGTACCCACCATCATCATCGTCGCGCTGGGCGTGGACCCAACCCGCACGCTCGTCCTGAGCCAAGTGGTTCTGAGTCTGGTGCTGCCGATGCCCGTCATCGCCCTCGTGTACTTCACACGACGGCGCGACATCATGGGGAGTCTGGTCAACCGCCCCATCGTCACGTGGACGGCGACGGGCTGCGCCGTCATCATTGTCGCCCTGAACCTGTTGCTCCTGTACATGTCGTTCGGCGGCAGCCTGCCAGGATAA
- a CDS encoding PucR family transcriptional regulator has product MLRVTDVLRRPVFAAAQLVAGSEGLLRPVRWVHILDVPEAAIHLHGAELVLTTGMGFGGHVDRFAAFLNQLVEKQAAGLCIELGTNIREVPQAVIDQAEQSDFPLIVFPSPVRFVDITQDIHKLILMQERQSFYEQEWVEQQIRGLRTDVQTTLTEDALRTGQRAERKDTAVRGYRAAVIAIPEVVTPAALHRPPHPSGIDADWFQWKSDVSLHIRSAFARHGIQPYLSVRADAVVALLEYTRDGKAKGQGALQQVPWRQPFAAAYESMVRVLHQRLGEAAVFMGIGSEVQSLGQAQQSYTDAVTALRVCRQMQAGGWMAYEDTGIYRFITLLAEHPEAGAYVRDDLARVVAFDRTHHANLLETLKVYLDADRSKQQTADQLFIHRQTLYHRLEQLSQILDVDLDDPVQRLSVHLSVYYYWFQERPSRSTRK; this is encoded by the coding sequence ATGCTTCGGGTGACGGATGTCCTGCGCCGCCCGGTCTTTGCAGCGGCACAACTGGTCGCAGGCAGCGAAGGCCTGCTTCGCCCCGTTCGGTGGGTGCATATTCTCGATGTGCCGGAGGCGGCGATCCACTTGCACGGCGCGGAGCTCGTGCTGACGACCGGCATGGGGTTCGGCGGTCATGTCGACCGGTTCGCAGCCTTTCTCAACCAGCTCGTCGAGAAACAGGCTGCGGGGCTGTGTATTGAACTCGGCACCAACATTCGCGAGGTTCCGCAGGCGGTGATCGACCAGGCGGAGCAGTCGGACTTCCCGCTCATCGTCTTCCCGTCCCCCGTGCGGTTCGTGGACATCACCCAGGACATACACAAACTCATTTTGATGCAGGAACGCCAATCCTTTTACGAACAAGAGTGGGTCGAGCAGCAAATTCGAGGGCTGCGCACCGACGTCCAGACGACCCTGACCGAAGACGCCCTGCGCACAGGTCAGCGTGCAGAACGCAAGGACACCGCGGTACGCGGCTACCGGGCGGCTGTCATCGCAATTCCGGAGGTGGTCACACCCGCGGCGCTGCACCGGCCCCCTCACCCGTCCGGCATCGATGCCGACTGGTTTCAGTGGAAATCAGATGTATCGCTGCATATTCGCAGCGCGTTTGCCAGACATGGCATCCAGCCTTATCTGTCCGTGCGCGCGGATGCGGTGGTGGCGCTGCTGGAATACACACGCGACGGCAAAGCCAAAGGCCAAGGTGCGCTGCAGCAGGTCCCGTGGCGCCAGCCCTTCGCCGCGGCCTACGAGTCGATGGTGCGCGTCCTGCACCAACGGTTGGGCGAAGCGGCCGTGTTCATGGGCATCGGCAGTGAAGTGCAAAGCCTCGGCCAGGCACAGCAAAGCTACACCGACGCAGTGACCGCGCTGCGCGTGTGCCGGCAAATGCAGGCGGGCGGATGGATGGCGTATGAAGACACCGGGATCTACCGCTTCATCACCTTGCTGGCAGAGCACCCGGAGGCAGGCGCATACGTCCGCGACGACCTGGCCCGGGTGGTGGCGTTCGACCGCACCCACCATGCCAATCTGTTGGAGACCTTAAAGGTGTACCTGGACGCCGACCGGTCAAAACAGCAGACCGCAGACCAGCTGTTCATTCATCGGCAAACCTTGTACCACCGGCTGGAACAGCTGTCCCAAATCCTTGACGTCGACCTGGACGACCCCGTGCAGCGCCTCTCCGTGCACCTCTCCGTCTACTATTACTGGTTTCAGGAGAGACCTTCACGTTCTACCCGCAAGTAA
- a CDS encoding aspartate aminotransferase family protein yields the protein MTDQTVTAASADFVAKQRKYLAPGVATYYDTPIVMSHGAGCYLYASDGTKYLDFFGGILTVSVGHAHPRVNRAVIDQIQKLTHVSTLYVTTPMVELAQRLAEITPGDLAVSFFTSSGTEANETAIAMARMATGAYEVVALRHSYSGRSALAATLTGQAGWRLGMHGTPGVVHAMNAYCYRCPFGKTPDRCGLECAKDMEETLRTSTSGRVAAVIAEPIQGVGGFITPPDAYFQEIAETVRKYGGLFIADEVQTGFGRTGRAFGIEHSGVQPDLMTFAKGLANGHPIGATIATPAVAAAYTKPTISTFGGNPVSMRAALTTLDVIAEENLTENARVQGQRLREGLEELQRRYPMIGDVRGKGLMQGMEFVRADKEPAPDLVAKFAEYTRQNGLLIGKGGLYGNTVRIAPAMNVSAAQVQEALEQMAEALARMTAEEPELARLSAD from the coding sequence TTGACGGACCAGACGGTGACCGCAGCGTCTGCGGACTTTGTGGCCAAACAGCGCAAATACCTCGCGCCGGGGGTCGCCACGTATTACGACACGCCCATTGTGATGAGTCACGGGGCTGGGTGTTACCTGTATGCGTCGGACGGAACGAAGTATCTGGACTTCTTTGGCGGCATTTTGACGGTTTCCGTGGGACACGCCCATCCGCGGGTCAACAGGGCGGTGATTGACCAGATTCAGAAGCTGACGCACGTCTCCACGCTGTATGTCACAACCCCGATGGTCGAGTTGGCGCAGCGTCTGGCAGAAATCACGCCGGGCGACCTGGCGGTGAGCTTCTTTACATCGAGCGGTACGGAGGCGAATGAAACGGCGATCGCGATGGCGCGCATGGCGACTGGCGCGTACGAAGTCGTGGCCCTGCGCCACAGTTACAGCGGGCGGTCGGCGCTGGCCGCGACCCTGACCGGCCAAGCCGGGTGGCGGCTCGGGATGCACGGGACGCCAGGGGTGGTGCATGCGATGAACGCGTATTGTTACCGCTGTCCCTTCGGCAAAACGCCGGACCGCTGTGGACTGGAATGCGCCAAGGATATGGAGGAGACGCTGCGGACCAGCACATCGGGGCGGGTTGCGGCCGTGATCGCTGAACCGATTCAAGGGGTGGGCGGTTTCATCACGCCGCCGGATGCCTACTTCCAGGAGATTGCCGAAACGGTGCGTAAGTACGGGGGACTGTTCATTGCCGATGAAGTGCAGACGGGCTTCGGCCGCACGGGCCGGGCGTTTGGCATCGAACATTCGGGGGTGCAGCCGGACTTGATGACGTTTGCAAAGGGCCTCGCGAACGGCCACCCGATTGGCGCCACCATCGCGACGCCTGCGGTTGCAGCGGCGTACACCAAACCCACGATTTCGACGTTTGGGGGCAACCCGGTGTCGATGCGCGCGGCGCTCACGACGTTGGACGTGATCGCCGAGGAAAATCTGACGGAGAACGCCCGCGTGCAAGGGCAGCGGCTGCGCGAGGGACTGGAAGAACTGCAGCGGCGCTACCCGATGATTGGCGATGTCCGCGGCAAAGGTCTGATGCAAGGCATGGAGTTCGTACGTGCAGACAAGGAACCGGCGCCCGACTTGGTAGCCAAGTTTGCCGAGTACACCCGGCAGAACGGGCTCTTGATTGGGAAGGGCGGATTGTATGGAAACACGGTGCGCATCGCGCCTGCGATGAATGTGTCTGCCGCGCAGGTGCAAGAGGCGCTTGAACAGATGGCGGAAGCGCTTGCTCGGATGACGGCCGAGGAGCCGGAGCTGGCCCGCTTGTCAGCGGACTGA
- a CDS encoding NAD(P)-dependent oxidoreductase, producing MEWSPHSAGGAAPGTVPPAASRVHESIHKPLTREEVMREANRCLFCYDAPCTQACPTHIDVPGFIHKIATENLRGSARVIMDANPIGASCARVCPTEDLCEGACVLGKDESPIRIGDLQRYVTDWAKATGVQLFTAGRPTGFRVAVVGGGPAGLAAARELRRFGHDVTIFEAKDQLGGLDTFGIVPFRLPIEEALWEAQQVVEMGVDVRTSTAVGVDVSVDDVLSQYNAVVLACGMGQVPPLGIPGETLEGVWDAIAFIERVKTGADVGELGRRVAVIGAGNTAIDAATCARRLGVEEVVMYYRRTEREMTAYPFEYAFAKSEGVVFRWKCAPVRVLGAGGRVIALELTETTLVTDEAGRQVPVPVAGSEFTVPVDTVISAIGQSRLTPLVEAFGLAHQGGVVQLTSGQRTSERKVFAAGDCTFAKGGREAMVVEAAEQGKRAAWEVDVFLRGGGQDG from the coding sequence ATGGAATGGAGTCCACATTCGGCAGGCGGGGCGGCACCGGGCACGGTACCGCCGGCGGCGAGCCGGGTGCACGAAAGCATCCACAAGCCTTTGACCAGAGAGGAGGTCATGCGGGAGGCCAATCGTTGTCTGTTCTGCTACGACGCACCTTGCACGCAGGCGTGTCCAACGCACATCGATGTACCGGGGTTCATCCACAAAATTGCGACGGAGAATCTTCGCGGCAGCGCGCGCGTCATCATGGACGCGAACCCGATTGGCGCCAGCTGCGCGCGTGTGTGTCCGACGGAAGACCTGTGCGAGGGTGCCTGCGTGCTGGGCAAAGACGAGTCGCCGATTCGGATTGGCGACTTGCAGCGCTACGTGACGGACTGGGCGAAAGCAACGGGTGTGCAGCTGTTTACAGCGGGCCGGCCGACCGGGTTTCGCGTCGCGGTCGTGGGGGGCGGTCCAGCCGGGCTTGCTGCGGCGAGAGAACTCAGAAGATTCGGCCATGATGTTACGATTTTTGAGGCAAAGGACCAACTCGGCGGACTCGACACCTTTGGCATTGTTCCGTTCCGGCTGCCCATAGAAGAGGCACTGTGGGAGGCGCAGCAGGTGGTGGAGATGGGGGTGGATGTGCGGACCTCCACCGCGGTCGGCGTGGATGTTTCGGTCGACGATGTGCTGTCGCAGTACAACGCTGTGGTATTGGCGTGCGGGATGGGGCAGGTTCCGCCGCTCGGCATTCCCGGGGAAACGCTCGAAGGGGTGTGGGACGCGATCGCGTTCATTGAGCGGGTGAAGACCGGGGCGGACGTCGGCGAGCTGGGACGTCGGGTCGCCGTCATCGGTGCGGGGAACACCGCGATCGACGCGGCCACGTGCGCGCGCAGGCTGGGCGTGGAAGAAGTGGTGATGTACTACCGGCGGACAGAGCGGGAGATGACCGCTTACCCGTTCGAATACGCGTTTGCCAAGTCGGAAGGGGTGGTCTTCCGCTGGAAGTGCGCGCCCGTTCGCGTGCTGGGTGCGGGCGGACGGGTCATTGCGCTCGAACTGACAGAGACCACGCTCGTGACGGACGAGGCGGGCAGACAGGTGCCCGTGCCGGTCGCGGGTTCTGAATTCACGGTGCCGGTGGACACGGTGATTTCCGCGATTGGACAGAGCCGCCTCACGCCGCTGGTGGAGGCCTTTGGGCTGGCGCATCAGGGCGGCGTGGTGCAACTGACGAGCGGGCAGCGCACGAGCGAGCGCAAGGTGTTTGCGGCGGGCGACTGCACATTTGCGAAAGGCGGCCGCGAGGCCATGGTGGTCGAGGCGGCCGAACAAGGCAAGCGGGCCGCCTGGGAAGTGGACGTTTTCTTAAGGGGAGGCGGTCAAGATGGCTGA
- the preA gene encoding NAD-dependent dihydropyrimidine dehydrogenase subunit PreA, whose translation MADLSTNVGGIRSPNPFWLASAPPTNSGYQVMRAFEAGWGGAVWKTLTDDPIVNVSSRFAGLSWKGQPMVGMNNIELISDRPLEDNLREIREVKQAFPDRAVVASLMIEPKRERWHEVVKRVQDAGVDGFELNFGCPHGMSERGMGAAVGQVPELVRQNTEWVVEVAEVPVIVKLTPNITDVRHTARAAVQGGAHAVSMINTINSLMGVDLDTWNPIPHVDGRGAHGGYCGPAVKPIALHMVGDCARDPEVTVPISGIGGVASWQDAVEFLLMGASNVQVCTAAMYYGFRIVEDMIDGLNQYLDARGIASVQEIVGQSVPRYGDWNDLNLSYKVVARIDQDKCIHCNRCYIACEDAAHQCIDRVQTAGRETQLVVDETECVGCNLCSMVCPVEDCITMVQVETGRPPQTWRERQLQA comes from the coding sequence ATGGCTGACCTGTCAACCAATGTCGGCGGGATTCGCAGTCCGAATCCGTTTTGGCTGGCTTCCGCGCCGCCGACGAACAGCGGCTACCAGGTGATGCGGGCGTTTGAAGCGGGCTGGGGCGGTGCCGTATGGAAAACCCTCACCGATGACCCAATTGTCAATGTCAGTTCGCGCTTTGCCGGGCTGTCCTGGAAGGGCCAGCCGATGGTGGGCATGAACAACATTGAGCTGATTTCCGACCGCCCGCTGGAGGACAATCTCCGGGAAATCCGGGAGGTCAAACAGGCGTTTCCGGACCGGGCCGTCGTCGCGTCTTTGATGATTGAACCGAAGCGCGAGCGCTGGCACGAGGTCGTCAAACGCGTGCAGGACGCTGGCGTGGACGGGTTTGAACTGAATTTCGGCTGCCCGCACGGCATGTCGGAGCGGGGCATGGGCGCGGCGGTTGGACAGGTGCCGGAGCTGGTCCGGCAAAACACCGAATGGGTGGTGGAAGTGGCGGAGGTGCCGGTGATTGTCAAACTGACGCCGAACATCACGGACGTCCGGCACACGGCGCGCGCGGCGGTACAGGGCGGCGCGCACGCGGTGAGCATGATTAACACCATCAACAGCCTGATGGGGGTCGATCTCGACACCTGGAACCCGATTCCGCACGTCGATGGACGCGGCGCGCACGGCGGTTATTGTGGACCGGCGGTGAAACCCATCGCGCTGCACATGGTGGGCGACTGCGCACGGGACCCTGAGGTCACCGTGCCCATCTCTGGCATCGGCGGCGTCGCGTCGTGGCAGGATGCGGTGGAGTTTCTGTTGATGGGCGCCAGCAACGTGCAGGTGTGTACGGCAGCTATGTACTACGGGTTTCGCATCGTGGAAGACATGATTGACGGGCTCAACCAGTACCTCGACGCCCGCGGCATCGCGAGCGTGCAGGAGATTGTCGGCCAGTCGGTCCCGCGTTACGGCGACTGGAACGACCTGAACCTTTCTTACAAGGTGGTCGCACGCATCGACCAGGACAAGTGCATCCACTGCAACCGCTGCTACATTGCGTGCGAGGACGCGGCGCACCAGTGCATTGACCGCGTGCAGACCGCCGGTCGAGAGACGCAGTTGGTGGTCGACGAGACGGAGTGCGTCGGGTGCAACCTGTGCAGCATGGTGTGTCCTGTGGAGGACTGCATCACCATGGTCCAGGTGGAGACAGGGCGGCCGCCGCAAACCTGGCGCGAGCGGCAGCTGCAGGCTTGA